One genomic window of Ilyobacter polytropus DSM 2926 includes the following:
- a CDS encoding DHH family phosphoesterase, producing MSNYTEIIDKIKNSERILLTSHINPDGDALGSGLALFLALNRYNRIQSQLDENYMDKVVRFVLEDNVPGNLKFLKGTEMIENIKNVNSKYNFDLVICLDSANKERIGSVEKLIGDDSFVINIDHHTSNTRYGDIDCIENISSTSEIMYKFIKEMGIEIDTLIGEAIYTGVVNDTGNFAHSNVTTNTFLLASDLLEKGVDNSKIVREFYNSKSMSTLRLMGKALEDMVYVPEKKLVHLFISIETLKELDAKKEESEGLVELINSYEGSEVSLFLREEEKGKIKGSMRSKHDKDVNAIAKLFGGGGHIKAAGFTSSLSAEEIIEKVKAML from the coding sequence ATGAGTAATTATACCGAAATAATTGACAAAATAAAAAATTCTGAAAGAATTCTTCTGACGTCTCATATAAATCCAGATGGAGATGCCCTAGGATCTGGACTTGCACTTTTTCTGGCATTGAACAGATATAATAGGATTCAAAGTCAGTTAGATGAGAACTATATGGACAAAGTTGTGAGATTTGTATTAGAAGACAATGTTCCAGGGAATCTTAAATTTCTCAAAGGAACCGAAATGATTGAAAATATAAAAAATGTTAATAGCAAATATAATTTTGATCTCGTTATCTGTCTTGATTCTGCCAACAAGGAGAGGATAGGGAGTGTAGAAAAACTTATAGGGGATGACAGTTTCGTTATAAATATAGATCATCATACAAGCAATACCAGATATGGAGATATAGACTGCATAGAAAATATATCTTCGACTTCTGAGATAATGTATAAATTTATTAAAGAAATGGGAATAGAAATAGATACACTTATAGGCGAGGCAATTTATACAGGAGTTGTAAATGACACTGGAAATTTTGCCCACTCAAATGTTACAACAAATACATTCTTACTAGCAAGTGATCTATTAGAAAAGGGAGTAGATAATTCTAAAATTGTAAGGGAGTTTTATAACAGCAAAAGCATGTCAACTCTTAGGTTAATGGGAAAAGCTTTGGAAGATATGGTGTATGTTCCTGAAAAAAAACTTGTTCATCTGTTTATATCTATCGAAACTCTCAAAGAGCTAGATGCTAAAAAAGAGGAATCAGAAGGTCTGGTGGAATTAATCAATTCCTATGAAGGTTCTGAAGTATCTCTGTTCTTAAGGGAAGAGGAAAAAGGTAAGATAAAAGGAAGTATGAGAAGTAAGCATGACAAAGATGTTAATGCCATTGCAAAATTATTTGGTGGCGGAGGACATATAAAGGCGGCAGGTTTCACAAGTAGTTTATCAGCAGAGGAGATAATAGAAAAAGTAAAAGCAATGCTTTAA